In the genome of Treponema pedis, one region contains:
- the recR gene encoding recombination mediator RecR gives MNAIEDVIDCFSRLPGIGNKSAARIAYHLLKQSPEEAKRLARAVSVLHEKIHPCSICGSFTEDEICSVCSDNTRDKSTICVVGFPQDVNTIAAIPEYRGLFHVLGALIAPLEGIGPDNLRISELIKRIHEGGVTEVILATNPTIEGDTTALYIQKVLQDLPVKITRLASGLPVGGDLEYADRLTLARSFNGRVKF, from the coding sequence ATGAATGCAATAGAAGATGTCATAGACTGTTTTTCAAGACTTCCGGGAATAGGAAATAAAAGCGCCGCAAGAATCGCTTATCATTTACTTAAACAAAGTCCTGAAGAAGCTAAACGACTTGCAAGAGCCGTTTCGGTTTTGCACGAAAAAATTCACCCTTGCAGTATTTGCGGCTCTTTTACCGAAGATGAAATTTGCTCCGTATGCTCCGATAATACCCGCGATAAATCTACGATTTGCGTAGTAGGTTTTCCTCAAGATGTAAATACAATTGCGGCAATACCCGAATACCGGGGGCTTTTTCATGTACTTGGAGCCTTAATTGCACCGCTTGAAGGTATAGGCCCCGACAATCTTAGGATTTCGGAACTTATTAAAAGAATACACGAGGGCGGCGTTACCGAGGTAATACTGGCTACAAATCCGACAATTGAAGGCGATACGACAGCTTTATACATTCAAAAAGTTTTACAGGATTTACCCGTAAAAATCACACGGCTTGCCTCAGGTCTTCCCGTAGGCGGCGACTTGGAATATGCCGACAGATTAACCCTTGCCCGCAGTTTTAACGGACGCGTCAAATTTTAA
- a CDS encoding YbaB/EbfC family nucleoid-associated protein, which translates to MNPFDLMKNAKEIQEKISSLKEDMEHESVEGVSGGGLVKLRLKASLQLESIELDPIAVDNRDVQMLEDLIRAAHNDAVIKLKELIQSKFGPLATGLPL; encoded by the coding sequence ATGAATCCGTTTGATTTAATGAAAAATGCAAAAGAAATTCAAGAAAAGATTTCTTCGTTAAAAGAAGATATGGAACATGAAAGCGTTGAAGGCGTTTCAGGCGGAGGTTTGGTTAAACTTAGATTAAAAGCTTCATTGCAGCTTGAATCCATCGAGCTTGACCCGATAGCCGTAGATAACAGGGACGTACAAATGCTTGAGGATTTAATTAGAGCCGCTCATAATGACGCCGTAATAAAATTAAAAGAGCTTATCCAATCCAAATTCGGACCTCTTGCGACCGGACTGCCGCTATAA
- the purL gene encoding phosphoribosylformylglycinamidine synthase subunit PurL yields MNVYRFSVKLKQNGFIEMPKNNTLSEQAKVLGFSAVKDISKSQLYFVRGNLSASEEKVLAEFLFCDELYEYCLTDTAEKPEGGNFHIIETALKAGVTDSSSREALRAVKELGIKGVREITSGSSYKITGNLTEKDLHRLAKNLLCNEVIERYKLGAIEPAWTSENQPNSNVEIFDIALMDDKQLLELSEKRRAALDLKEMKAVREYYRKTKKQCTDAEFETIAQTWSEHCVHKTFKAKIYIDKNSLNEEQKKLYPDFCINSIIKTYIKKATDEINAPWVLSAFVDNAGIIEFDDKYEISFKAETHNHPSAIEPFGGANTGVGGVIRDVMGVSARPFAVTDVLCFGLPDMPAEKIPEGTLHPKRIISGVIEGVKDYGNKMGIPTVNGGVHYHEAYTSNPLVYCGCAGIAPRGTHRTKPFKGDRIISLGGKTGRDGLRGATFSSMVMDASTGDVAGSSVQIGEPIIQKKVLEVLLSARDRGLYNAITDCGAGGYSSAVGEMASVLGCDVDLSVVPVKYAGLAPWEIWLSEAQERMVIAVPEKNLDELKKLSAENDVELTDLGFFTGDGILTVRFADKKIISLDCSFLHSGPPQKELKAAPPKTDNISLIMKYPGYKTPDFDKALNSILNHHAVNSKEDIVRLYDHEVQGGTILRPYGGAAGNIPQDAAVVKPMETDGKKGVAISNALNPGQGLCNPYAAAAAAIDEAVRNAVAVGADPEKIAILDNFCLGAPTRPDTMWTLLEMARSCYENAVMFGTPFISGKDSFNNEYLTSDGKRVAIPPSLLISAIGIVPDIAKVPGTEFKKEGSSVYLVGKPEFGFAGSVFAELFGIPAEMEKEKAERVPPVKKETPELYKNLHKAISQNCVLSCHDLSEGGLAVTLHEMSLGGIGIKQKKDLDKILNCPQVAVLFGETTGCLTVEIPQDKKHIFEKIMEGSTFYCIGETYKI; encoded by the coding sequence ATGAACGTTTACAGATTTTCCGTTAAGCTTAAACAAAACGGCTTTATTGAAATGCCGAAAAACAACACACTTTCCGAACAGGCGAAGGTTTTAGGTTTTTCCGCCGTAAAAGATATTTCCAAGTCGCAGCTTTATTTTGTACGCGGAAATCTTTCAGCTTCGGAAGAAAAAGTTTTAGCGGAATTTTTATTTTGCGATGAGCTTTACGAATATTGTCTAACCGATACGGCTGAAAAACCGGAAGGCGGTAACTTTCATATAATAGAAACCGCATTAAAAGCGGGTGTAACCGATTCTTCTTCGCGCGAAGCTTTGCGCGCCGTAAAAGAGTTGGGCATTAAAGGCGTTCGGGAAATTACAAGCGGTTCATCTTATAAAATAACCGGCAATTTAACGGAAAAAGATTTACACCGTTTGGCAAAAAATCTTTTATGCAACGAAGTAATCGAGCGGTATAAACTGGGTGCTATAGAACCCGCATGGACTTCGGAAAATCAACCGAACTCAAACGTTGAAATTTTCGATATCGCTTTAATGGACGATAAACAGCTTTTAGAACTTTCCGAAAAAAGACGGGCAGCCTTGGATTTAAAAGAAATGAAGGCTGTTAGAGAATATTATCGAAAAACAAAAAAACAGTGTACCGATGCGGAATTTGAAACTATTGCACAAACTTGGAGCGAGCACTGCGTACATAAAACTTTTAAAGCAAAAATATATATCGACAAAAATTCTTTAAACGAAGAGCAAAAAAAACTTTATCCTGATTTTTGCATAAACAGTATAATTAAAACTTATATAAAAAAAGCAACCGATGAAATAAACGCCCCTTGGGTTTTATCCGCCTTTGTAGATAATGCCGGAATAATAGAATTCGACGATAAATACGAAATTTCCTTTAAGGCCGAAACGCATAATCATCCTTCGGCAATTGAACCTTTCGGCGGTGCAAATACCGGTGTAGGAGGAGTTATCCGCGATGTTATGGGAGTTTCCGCACGCCCCTTTGCCGTAACCGATGTTTTGTGCTTCGGTTTACCCGATATGCCGGCGGAAAAAATCCCCGAAGGGACGCTGCACCCTAAAAGAATTATTTCAGGCGTAATAGAAGGTGTTAAAGACTACGGAAATAAAATGGGCATTCCTACGGTAAACGGCGGAGTTCATTATCATGAAGCCTATACTTCAAATCCTTTGGTATATTGCGGTTGTGCGGGAATCGCTCCGCGCGGAACTCACCGTACAAAACCCTTCAAGGGAGACCGAATAATTTCGCTCGGCGGAAAAACCGGACGAGACGGCTTACGCGGAGCGACATTTTCTTCTATGGTTATGGACGCAAGCACCGGAGATGTTGCAGGCTCTTCCGTACAAATAGGAGAACCTATTATTCAAAAAAAAGTTCTTGAAGTGCTCCTTTCAGCCCGCGACAGGGGGCTTTACAACGCAATAACCGACTGCGGAGCGGGAGGCTATTCTTCCGCCGTAGGCGAAATGGCTTCCGTTTTAGGCTGCGATGTAGACCTTTCAGTCGTGCCTGTAAAATACGCAGGTCTTGCTCCTTGGGAAATTTGGCTTTCCGAAGCTCAGGAACGTATGGTAATTGCCGTTCCCGAAAAAAATTTAGATGAACTTAAAAAACTTTCCGCCGAAAACGATGTGGAGCTTACCGATTTGGGCTTTTTTACCGGAGACGGAATTTTAACGGTACGCTTTGCCGATAAAAAAATCATCAGCTTGGATTGCAGCTTTTTACATTCAGGGCCGCCTCAAAAAGAATTAAAAGCGGCTCCTCCTAAAACCGATAACATATCTTTAATAATGAAATACCCGGGATATAAAACTCCCGACTTTGATAAGGCTTTAAATTCCATATTAAATCATCATGCGGTAAATTCGAAAGAAGATATTGTACGTCTGTACGACCACGAAGTTCAAGGCGGAACAATTTTACGTCCGTACGGCGGAGCTGCGGGAAATATTCCGCAAGATGCGGCGGTGGTAAAACCTATGGAAACGGACGGGAAAAAAGGTGTTGCGATTTCCAACGCCTTAAACCCCGGACAGGGGCTTTGCAATCCGTATGCAGCCGCCGCCGCCGCAATCGATGAAGCCGTAAGAAACGCCGTCGCCGTAGGAGCCGACCCTGAAAAAATTGCAATCCTAGATAATTTTTGTTTAGGCGCTCCTACCCGCCCCGATACAATGTGGACGCTGCTTGAAATGGCCCGCTCCTGTTACGAAAATGCTGTAATGTTCGGTACTCCCTTTATTTCGGGCAAAGATTCTTTTAATAATGAATACTTAACTTCCGACGGAAAACGGGTTGCAATTCCTCCTTCGCTTTTAATTTCGGCAATAGGAATTGTCCCCGATATTGCAAAGGTTCCGGGAACGGAATTTAAAAAAGAAGGCTCTTCGGTTTACCTTGTAGGAAAACCCGAATTCGGTTTTGCAGGTTCCGTGTTTGCGGAGCTTTTCGGTATTCCCGCCGAAATGGAAAAAGAAAAGGCGGAAAGGGTTCCTCCCGTAAAAAAAGAAACACCTGAACTTTACAAAAATCTTCATAAGGCAATCTCGCAAAACTGCGTTTTATCCTGCCACGATTTAAGCGAAGGAGGGCTTGCGGTAACCTTACACGAAATGAGCCTCGGAGGAATAGGGATAAAGCAAAAAAAAGATTTGGATAAGATTTTAAACTGTCCGCAAGTTGCCGTTCTTTTCGGAGAAACTACGGGCTGCCTTACAGTTGAAATCCCGCAAGATAAAAAACATATTTTTGAAAAAATTATGGAAGGCTCTACATTTTATTGCATAGGCGAAACTTATAAAATATAA
- the tpiA gene encoding triose-phosphate isomerase encodes MKRYYIAANWKMHMTRLEACKLAEQMREGLKDGKNKYMIAPSFTLLQDVAKILQGSNILLGAQNMSAEEKGAHTGEVSVLQLLDVGVKTVILGHSERRHNYCETDSLINKKVKLALRHGLEVILCVGELLEEREAGKAEEVCEAQIINCLADVSAEHLKKVTIAYEPVWAIGTGKNATPEDADLIHSYIRDVLKKMYNEKISKDMIIQYGGSMKPENAEGLLKKENIDGGLIGGAGLKSETFLPIAMFGC; translated from the coding sequence ATGAAAAGATATTATATAGCGGCAAATTGGAAAATGCATATGACGCGGCTTGAGGCTTGTAAACTCGCCGAACAAATGCGCGAAGGTTTAAAAGACGGAAAAAACAAATATATGATAGCCCCTTCTTTTACACTTTTACAAGACGTTGCAAAGATTTTGCAAGGCTCAAACATTTTACTTGGAGCTCAAAATATGAGTGCGGAAGAAAAAGGCGCTCACACCGGCGAAGTTTCCGTTTTACAACTTTTAGACGTAGGAGTAAAAACCGTTATACTGGGCCATTCTGAAAGGCGCCACAACTATTGCGAAACGGATTCCCTTATCAATAAAAAAGTAAAACTTGCTCTCAGGCACGGTCTTGAAGTTATCCTTTGCGTAGGAGAACTTTTAGAAGAGCGCGAAGCGGGCAAAGCCGAAGAGGTTTGCGAGGCGCAAATTATAAACTGCCTGGCAGACGTTTCTGCCGAACATCTGAAAAAAGTAACAATCGCTTACGAACCTGTCTGGGCAATAGGCACGGGAAAAAATGCGACACCCGAAGATGCCGATTTAATTCACTCTTATATAAGAGACGTATTGAAAAAAATGTACAATGAAAAAATTTCAAAAGATATGATAATTCAATACGGCGGTTCGATGAAACCCGAAAATGCGGAAGGCTTACTTAAAAAAGAAAACATAGACGGAGGTCTAATAGGCGGGGCAGGATTAAAATCCGAAACGTTTTTGCCGATTGCCATGTTCGGCTGTTAA
- the galE gene encoding UDP-glucose 4-epimerase GalE, protein MIKRVLVSGGAGFIGSHIVCDLAEKGYEPIILDNFSNSSPKIIPILEKITGKKLRLYTVDLKDKSAVCSAFAQSKPDAVIHLAGYKAVGESVEKPLKYYENNISGIINLLFAMRETGTDNFIFSSSATVYGEPEIIPIPETSAIFGVNPYAKTKIMSEEILRDSAFANKNMSVISLRYFNPIGAHKSADIGELPSGIPNNLFPYIAQVALGKLPQLNIFGDDYPTPDGTCIRDYIHICDLAEGHSAALTKINSGLKGFNAFNLGTGQGYSVWEIVRAFEEASGIKIKTQVTSRRAGDVPVLKADVKKAAEELNWKARRNLKEMTQDGWAWYKKHPAGFES, encoded by the coding sequence ATGATTAAAAGAGTTTTAGTATCCGGCGGAGCCGGGTTTATAGGTTCGCATATTGTTTGCGACTTGGCGGAAAAAGGTTATGAACCTATAATCTTAGATAACTTTTCCAACTCATCGCCTAAAATAATTCCGATATTGGAAAAGATAACGGGTAAAAAACTGCGGCTTTACACCGTTGACCTAAAAGACAAGTCTGCCGTTTGCTCCGCTTTTGCCCAATCAAAACCTGATGCCGTAATTCACCTTGCAGGCTATAAGGCTGTAGGCGAATCCGTAGAAAAACCGCTTAAATATTACGAAAATAACATTTCGGGAATAATAAACCTGCTTTTTGCAATGCGGGAAACCGGAACGGATAATTTTATTTTCAGTTCTTCCGCAACGGTTTACGGAGAACCTGAAATAATTCCCATACCGGAAACTTCCGCTATTTTCGGTGTTAATCCTTATGCTAAAACTAAAATAATGTCGGAAGAAATTTTACGCGACAGTGCTTTTGCAAACAAAAATATGAGCGTTATTTCTTTACGTTACTTTAATCCTATAGGAGCGCATAAAAGTGCGGATATAGGAGAACTTCCTTCGGGAATACCGAATAATTTATTTCCGTATATTGCTCAGGTTGCCTTGGGTAAACTCCCGCAGCTTAATATTTTCGGAGACGATTATCCTACCCCTGACGGAACCTGTATTCGCGACTATATTCACATTTGCGATTTGGCCGAAGGACACTCGGCAGCTTTAACAAAAATCAATTCAGGATTAAAAGGATTTAATGCTTTTAATTTGGGAACGGGACAAGGTTATTCGGTTTGGGAAATAGTCCGTGCTTTTGAAGAAGCTTCCGGAATAAAAATTAAAACCCAAGTTACTTCAAGAAGGGCAGGAGATGTTCCCGTGTTAAAAGCGGACGTTAAAAAAGCCGCAGAAGAACTTAACTGGAAAGCAAGGCGTAATTTAAAAGAAATGACCCAAGACGGTTGGGCTTGGTATAAAAAACACCCTGCCGGTTTTGAAAGTTAA
- the metK gene encoding methionine adenosyltransferase produces MKNNINYFTSESVSEGHPDKLCDQISDAVLDACLKDDKESHVACETYASTALVLVGGEITTSTFVDIQEIARNIAREIGYTNTDFGLDCHSMAVMNMIHSQSPDISQGVDGNGLEEFKGQQGAGDQGMMFGFACNETPELMPAPIMFSHSVLRYAAKLRKEGIIKWLRPDSKTQITVKYEGFKPVKIDTVVLSHQHYPDVEYNELKNTIIEKIIKPVLEPTGLLAPDTKYFINPTGRFVVGGPFGDTGLTGRKIIVDTYGGMGRHGGGAFSGKDPSKVDRSAAYMARYIAKNIVAAKIAERCEVQLAYAIGVPFPVSVRVDTFGTGEVPEEKIEKAVKDNFDMTPAGIIKTLDLKRPIYQATAAYGHFGRPEFSWEKTDKAEALKRSV; encoded by the coding sequence ATGAAAAACAATATCAATTATTTTACATCTGAATCGGTAAGCGAGGGACATCCCGATAAACTTTGCGACCAAATTTCGGACGCGGTTTTAGACGCTTGCTTAAAAGACGATAAAGAAAGCCATGTAGCCTGCGAAACCTATGCATCTACAGCCTTGGTTCTCGTAGGAGGAGAAATAACAACATCTACATTTGTAGATATTCAGGAAATAGCGCGAAACATTGCCCGTGAAATAGGATATACAAATACCGACTTCGGTTTGGATTGCCATTCTATGGCGGTTATGAATATGATTCACTCCCAATCGCCCGATATTTCACAAGGAGTTGACGGTAACGGTTTGGAAGAATTTAAGGGACAGCAGGGAGCAGGCGACCAGGGAATGATGTTCGGGTTTGCCTGTAACGAAACACCGGAACTTATGCCGGCTCCCATTATGTTTTCCCATTCGGTTTTGCGCTATGCGGCAAAGTTAAGAAAAGAAGGCATTATAAAATGGCTCCGTCCCGATTCAAAAACTCAAATTACGGTAAAATATGAAGGGTTTAAACCCGTTAAAATAGATACCGTTGTATTATCTCACCAGCATTACCCCGATGTGGAATATAACGAATTAAAAAATACTATAATAGAAAAAATTATAAAACCCGTGCTTGAGCCTACGGGGCTTTTAGCACCCGATACGAAATATTTTATAAATCCGACGGGACGCTTTGTTGTAGGAGGCCCTTTCGGAGACACGGGGCTTACAGGACGTAAGATTATCGTAGACACTTACGGCGGAATGGGAAGACACGGCGGAGGCGCTTTTTCCGGCAAAGACCCTTCCAAAGTAGACCGTTCGGCTGCATATATGGCCCGCTATATCGCAAAAAATATAGTTGCTGCAAAAATTGCGGAGCGCTGCGAAGTTCAGCTTGCCTATGCCATAGGAGTTCCCTTTCCCGTTTCGGTACGGGTAGACACCTTCGGTACCGGCGAAGTGCCTGAAGAAAAAATAGAAAAAGCGGTAAAAGATAATTTCGATATGACGCCTGCGGGAATTATAAAAACCTTAGACTTAAAACGTCCGATTTACCAAGCAACCGCAGCTTACGGTCATTTCGGAAGACCGGAATTTTCTTGGGAAAAAACGGATAAGGCGGAAGCTCTAAAGCGCTCCGTTTAA
- a CDS encoding ATP-binding protein — MDFSRRLPIGVQSFEVMRNDKFLYVDKTEFIYRLVNSSRVYFLSRPRRFGKSLFLSTLKAYFSGQKELFKNLAIENLENSQSEPWKEYPVFYLDFNVGKYDCVEALTENLDLFLKEKEEKYNLPVQNTLSYAKRFAVLLKTVYEKTGKQIVFLVDEYDKPLLQTMNVNEKLNEEYRAILKAFYSVLKSSDSVIRFAFLTGVTKFSKVSIFSDLNNLRDISMEEEFTAICGITQNELENTFKPEIEVLAERNRLSYEQCIKNLKQKYDGYRFYQNCEAVYNPFSLINAFAKKELGDYWFETGTPTFLVRYLKDYKYNIPDLDGNVEVNASGLSDYRAESDSAIPILFQAGYLTIKGYDTVVKLYRLGFPNDEVRYGFLYNLLPGYSNVLYSNAAFSVAQFYRDITSGRVEEFMQRLKSIMASIPYDNVKKESGESLALREHNFQICVYLVFALMGQFVKTETHCAGGRSDCTVETENTIYIFEFKLKGSAEEALKQIKEKNYAEAYRAENKEIVLIGVSFNAEEKTIGEWLTEKVRY, encoded by the coding sequence ATGGATTTCAGCAGAAGATTGCCTATAGGCGTACAAAGTTTTGAAGTTATGCGTAACGATAAATTTCTCTATGTCGATAAAACGGAATTCATTTACCGTCTCGTTAATTCAAGCAGGGTATATTTTTTAAGCCGTCCGCGCCGTTTCGGTAAAAGCCTCTTTCTTTCAACGCTTAAAGCCTATTTTTCTGGACAAAAGGAGCTTTTTAAAAATCTGGCAATTGAAAATTTGGAAAATTCACAAAGTGAGCCTTGGAAGGAGTATCCCGTTTTTTACTTGGACTTTAATGTAGGTAAATACGACTGTGTAGAAGCCTTAACGGAAAACTTAGATTTATTTTTAAAAGAAAAAGAAGAAAAATACAATTTACCCGTTCAAAATACTCTTTCCTACGCAAAAAGATTTGCAGTACTTTTAAAAACTGTATATGAAAAAACCGGTAAACAAATAGTATTTTTGGTAGACGAATACGATAAGCCTCTTTTGCAGACAATGAATGTAAACGAAAAATTAAATGAAGAATACAGGGCAATTTTAAAAGCCTTTTATTCGGTATTAAAAAGCTCGGACAGCGTTATACGCTTTGCCTTTTTAACGGGAGTTACCAAGTTCAGTAAGGTAAGTATTTTCAGCGATTTAAACAATTTACGTGATATCAGTATGGAAGAAGAGTTTACGGCAATTTGCGGAATTACTCAAAACGAACTTGAAAATACTTTTAAACCCGAAATAGAAGTCTTGGCGGAAAGAAACAGGTTAAGCTATGAGCAGTGCATAAAAAACTTAAAACAAAAATATGACGGTTACCGTTTTTATCAAAATTGCGAGGCGGTGTATAACCCTTTCAGTTTAATAAACGCCTTTGCAAAAAAAGAATTGGGAGATTATTGGTTTGAGACCGGAACACCTACATTTTTGGTAAGATATTTAAAAGATTATAAGTATAATATACCCGATTTGGACGGAAATGTGGAAGTGAACGCATCGGGATTATCGGATTACAGGGCGGAAAGCGATTCTGCAATACCTATTTTATTTCAAGCGGGATACTTAACTATAAAGGGCTACGATACTGTAGTAAAACTGTATAGGCTAGGCTTTCCCAATGATGAGGTAAGATACGGCTTTTTATACAACCTTTTACCCGGTTATTCAAATGTGCTTTACTCCAATGCGGCATTTTCCGTTGCACAATTTTACCGCGACATTACTTCAGGCAGGGTGGAAGAGTTTATGCAAAGGTTAAAGTCCATAATGGCGAGTATTCCCTACGATAATGTAAAGAAGGAAAGCGGAGAAAGTCTTGCATTAAGGGAGCATAATTTTCAAATATGCGTTTATTTGGTGTTTGCCCTTATGGGACAGTTTGTAAAAACCGAAACGCATTGTGCAGGCGGGAGGAGCGATTGTACGGTGGAAACCGAAAATACGATTTATATTTTCGAGTTTAAATTAAAAGGAAGTGCGGAGGAAGCCTTAAAGCAAATAAAAGAAAAAAATTATGCGGAAGCGTACAGGGCTGAAAACAAAGAAATAGTTTTAATAGGCGTAAGTTTTAATGCGGAAGAAAAAACAATAGGAGAATGGCTTACGGAAAAAGTCCGATACTGA
- a CDS encoding MATE family efflux transporter — MYKKENLNLTEGVIWKTLIIFTLPILAGNFFQHLYTAADAVIVGKFTGKEGLAAIDSVLSLLKLPVNLFSGLSAGTSILVSQLFGAKKYKELLNTLHCSTALTLILGAVLSVIGVLISPALLFIMNIPEDIFEMTLAYLRIYFAGMAVSLFYNIGAGILRAMGNSKTPFYALIISSVLNVALDLIFIGILKWGIGGAAFATVLAQFFSALIIFFALTEKTSLSPLQISKLKVHRYDAIRITKTGLPIGIQAAFFPIANMIIQARVNGTGTENIAAWALCGKLDFLIWILLEAMTVSVSTFAAQNYGAGKYKRVIEVTRTGLIMSLILIGAICTVLYFWNVPLGKLFINSKDYQVLKVMERLMRILAPFYTVFVFTEIFSAVIHASGETFKPMIITLLGICASRILWIFFIVPLNPVIEIIVLAFPISWTLTSVVFTVYFFFYRKTLQSFNLSS; from the coding sequence ATGTATAAAAAAGAAAATTTAAATCTTACCGAAGGCGTAATTTGGAAAACTCTGATTATCTTTACTCTTCCGATTTTGGCTGGTAATTTTTTTCAGCATTTATATACCGCAGCAGATGCCGTAATTGTAGGAAAGTTTACGGGGAAGGAAGGTCTTGCTGCAATTGATTCCGTACTTAGTTTATTAAAATTGCCCGTAAATTTATTCAGCGGTTTATCGGCAGGTACGTCAATTTTAGTATCCCAATTATTCGGTGCAAAAAAATATAAAGAGCTTTTAAATACACTTCACTGTTCGACGGCTCTTACTCTTATTTTAGGAGCGGTTCTTTCCGTTATAGGCGTTCTTATATCACCGGCCTTGCTTTTTATAATGAATATACCTGAAGATATTTTTGAAATGACTTTAGCCTATCTTAGAATTTATTTTGCAGGTATGGCGGTTTCTCTTTTTTATAATATCGGTGCAGGTATTTTACGGGCTATGGGAAATTCCAAAACACCGTTTTATGCTCTTATAATTTCTTCCGTATTAAACGTTGCTTTGGATTTAATTTTTATAGGTATTTTAAAATGGGGAATAGGAGGCGCCGCCTTTGCTACCGTACTTGCACAATTTTTCAGTGCATTGATAATTTTTTTTGCTCTTACTGAAAAAACAAGTTTAAGTCCGTTACAAATAAGTAAACTGAAGGTTCATAGATATGACGCAATACGTATTACAAAAACCGGTCTTCCTATAGGAATACAAGCCGCTTTTTTCCCTATAGCAAATATGATTATTCAGGCAAGGGTAAACGGTACCGGAACCGAGAATATAGCTGCATGGGCACTTTGCGGAAAACTCGACTTTTTGATTTGGATTTTACTTGAAGCTATGACGGTTTCCGTTTCAACATTTGCCGCACAAAATTACGGAGCCGGGAAATATAAGCGCGTTATAGAAGTTACCCGAACGGGCCTTATTATGTCGTTAATCCTTATAGGGGCGATTTGTACGGTTCTTTATTTTTGGAATGTTCCTTTAGGTAAGCTCTTTATTAACTCGAAAGATTATCAAGTTCTTAAAGTAATGGAACGGCTTATGCGTATTTTAGCTCCGTTTTACACAGTTTTTGTTTTTACGGAAATTTTTTCTGCGGTAATTCATGCTTCAGGCGAAACCTTTAAACCTATGATTATAACACTTTTGGGTATTTGCGCTTCCCGAATTTTATGGATATTTTTTATTGTTCCTTTAAATCCTGTAATAGAAATAATAGTTTTAGCCTTTCCGATTTCGTGGACGTTGACAAGTGTTGTTTTTACGGTTTATTTCTTTTTTTATAGAAAAACTCTACAGTCTTTTAATTTAAGCTCTTAG
- the fmt gene encoding methionyl-tRNA formyltransferase — MRILFAGTPSCAVPALKTLAENFELCGILTNPPAPQGRSKKLIASEVALAAEELKINGTLKGSVPVLTPEKLNAQFREEVLNLKPDLLVCFAYGKIFGPKTMELFPLGGINIHPSLLPRWRGCAPVPAAILSGDKVTGITIQTVAPKADTGAVLAQTELAVEKTDTTETLLSRCAEICCPLLSEVLSDFKNKLKNAKAQNENEALYFSMIKKEDALIDWSEPAEKIERKIRAFTPWPGTFSYKQGEKINIIKAENFTDYSEEDVKGKKAGTILGTDKNSGILVLTGKGVLAVSVLQRQTKNKLFWKDFLNGSPLFLESGFDIN, encoded by the coding sequence ATGAGAATTCTTTTTGCCGGAACTCCTTCTTGTGCGGTTCCCGCCTTAAAAACCTTGGCGGAAAATTTTGAGCTTTGCGGAATACTTACAAACCCTCCGGCTCCGCAAGGGCGGTCTAAAAAACTTATTGCTTCCGAAGTTGCCCTTGCCGCAGAAGAATTAAAGATAAACGGAACATTAAAAGGTTCGGTTCCCGTTTTAACTCCTGAAAAATTAAATGCACAATTCAGAGAAGAAGTATTAAATTTAAAGCCGGATTTACTTGTCTGTTTTGCTTACGGCAAAATATTCGGACCGAAAACTATGGAGCTGTTTCCTTTGGGCGGAATAAATATTCATCCTTCTCTTCTTCCGCGCTGGCGCGGCTGTGCTCCCGTACCCGCTGCAATTCTTTCAGGCGATAAAGTTACGGGAATAACAATTCAGACTGTTGCGCCTAAGGCAGACACGGGAGCCGTACTTGCGCAAACCGAACTTGCCGTAGAAAAAACGGATACGACGGAAACTCTTTTGTCCCGCTGTGCGGAAATTTGTTGCCCGCTTTTATCCGAGGTGCTTTCCGACTTTAAAAACAAGTTAAAAAATGCAAAAGCCCAAAACGAAAACGAGGCTCTTTATTTTTCAATGATAAAAAAAGAAGATGCTCTAATAGACTGGTCCGAGCCTGCGGAAAAAATAGAGCGGAAAATCAGGGCTTTTACTCCTTGGCCCGGAACTTTTTCGTATAAACAGGGTGAAAAAATAAATATCATCAAAGCCGAAAATTTCACCGATTATTCCGAAGAAGATGTAAAAGGTAAAAAAGCCGGTACAATACTGGGTACCGATAAAAATTCAGGTATTTTGGTTTTAACCGGCAAAGGTGTTTTAGCGGTTTCCGTTTTACAAAGGCAAACAAAAAATAAACTTTTTTGGAAAGATTTTTTAAACGGTTCCCCCTTATTTTTAGAAAGCGGTTTTGATATAAACTGA